The following proteins are co-located in the Wenzhouxiangella marina genome:
- a CDS encoding 2OG-Fe(II) oxygenase gives MTTRKALIVDSLIRQDHLADPAGLRSEFDSAKPFRHLVLDDFFTPDYARSLLQEFPPFDTALARNEAGKIGGKCVHEKLAELAPPYQRLDELIQSREFLAWLEALTGIDELLYDPNYFGGGTHENRHGQDLDPHVDFNKHPETGLHRRLNLIVYLNEEWQDDWGGAIEFHQDPRLPPEENRIEYVNPKFNRAVLFETTHWSWHGFERINLPEGDADPRSRKSVALYFYSRTRPEKEQTKPHSTIYVERPLPSHIQPNQPLGDAEYQQVQGMLRRRDEHLQRLYGNISDLSAHVEDLIAQRDQAMRLVAERDQEVRTLHELLQAGWIARARRWLGRRLGV, from the coding sequence ATGACCACTCGAAAGGCCTTGATCGTGGACTCCCTGATAAGACAAGACCATCTCGCCGACCCTGCCGGTTTGCGCAGCGAATTCGACTCGGCGAAGCCATTCCGACATCTGGTGCTGGATGATTTCTTCACGCCGGATTACGCGCGGTCCCTGCTGCAGGAATTCCCGCCCTTCGATACGGCTCTGGCCCGTAACGAGGCCGGCAAGATCGGTGGCAAATGCGTGCACGAGAAGCTCGCCGAGCTGGCGCCACCCTACCAGCGCCTGGACGAGCTCATTCAGTCACGTGAGTTCCTTGCCTGGCTGGAAGCTCTGACCGGCATCGATGAACTGCTCTACGACCCCAACTACTTCGGTGGTGGGACGCATGAAAATCGGCATGGACAGGATCTCGACCCGCACGTCGATTTCAACAAGCATCCCGAGACGGGATTGCACCGGCGCCTGAACCTCATCGTCTATCTCAACGAGGAGTGGCAGGATGATTGGGGAGGCGCGATCGAGTTCCATCAGGATCCTCGGCTGCCGCCGGAGGAGAACCGGATCGAGTACGTCAATCCGAAGTTCAATCGAGCCGTGCTGTTCGAGACCACGCACTGGTCCTGGCATGGCTTCGAGCGGATCAATCTGCCCGAGGGCGACGCCGACCCCCGGTCCCGCAAGTCGGTGGCCTTGTATTTCTACAGCAGGACCCGTCCGGAAAAGGAGCAGACCAAGCCGCACTCGACGATCTATGTCGAACGGCCTCTGCCTTCGCACATCCAGCCGAACCAGCCGCTGGGGGACGCTGAATATCAGCAGGTCCAGGGCATGCTGCGGCGCCGGGACGAACACCTGCAGCGTCTCTACGGCAATATCTCGGATCTCAGTGCGCATGTGGAGGACCTGATCGCCCAGCGTGACCAGGCCATGCGTCTGGTCGCAGAACGCGATCAGGAAGTGCGGACCCTGCACGAGTTGCTGCAGGCCGGATGGATCGCGCGTGCGCGTCGCTGGCTGGGACGGAGGTTGGGCGTATGA
- a CDS encoding glutaredoxin family protein encodes MTLILYSRPQCGLCDKAEALLAEGGLGSDYRKVDIESDLDLISRYGDQVPVLFNEQSGQKLAWPFTVSQARTLLDG; translated from the coding sequence ATGACGCTGATTCTCTACTCGCGCCCCCAGTGCGGGCTGTGCGACAAGGCCGAAGCGCTGCTGGCCGAGGGCGGCCTGGGCAGCGACTACCGGAAGGTCGACATCGAGAGCGATCTGGACCTGATTTCCCGCTACGGCGATCAGGTGCCGGTGCTGTTCAACGAACAATCTGGCCAGAAGCTGGCCTGGCCGTTCACGGTTTCACAGGCGCGCACACTGCTTGATGGCTAG
- a CDS encoding DegV family protein codes for MASHSAAINHIDADRLANALRAGIAHVLERRDFINSINVFPVPDGDTGTNLAFTLASVHSAMSSGPRATLSELLERVADGAINGARGNSGAIMAQYFQGLSEASGHYQVLDASRLAAVTTAGARSAWGAMSNPVPGTLPTVLEDFADELVRRVDEGIEDIRALFQHGLKRARKSLSETPEKLSALKEAGVVDAGAQGFVDLLEGVWNYMRSGKVPELPQASQSSGVQHEPAARDSQAPEHHRFCTECLLEGEALDVPGLRARLESLDASSLVVAGGAGKARVHIHTDSPGEVFRVCTEFGEIRQQKADDMTRQHGLMNQRGQVAIVTDSAADLPVEEIERLGIHVVPVRLNFDQEEYLDKLTITPSEFYRKLEGSEHKPQTSQPPPADFRRQFELLSSHGLEVLAIQVSGALSGTRQAAETAARMVDAERIEVFDSLNAACGQALMVLWAAEAAARGWERLAIVKHLEEHRGDFRTFALMRDLSWGVRGGRVKPWMHTISRRLALNPVLTASPEGLLKACSAIPGRRKAVERFARFLLRRMRTDLVFRVLISHTNARDDARRLRDLLLDGHPRVDACWLEEASPAVGAHAGPGTLIVGLQPWRAPEEQHA; via the coding sequence ATGGCTAGTCACAGCGCGGCGATCAACCACATCGACGCCGACCGCCTGGCCAATGCGCTCCGGGCCGGCATCGCACACGTCCTCGAACGCCGCGACTTCATCAACAGCATCAACGTCTTCCCGGTGCCCGACGGCGACACGGGGACCAATCTGGCCTTCACCCTGGCCAGCGTCCATTCAGCCATGTCCAGCGGCCCGAGGGCGACCCTGAGCGAGCTGCTCGAGCGCGTCGCCGACGGCGCGATCAACGGCGCCAGAGGCAATTCCGGCGCGATCATGGCGCAGTACTTCCAGGGCCTGAGCGAAGCCAGCGGGCACTACCAGGTGCTCGATGCCTCGCGCCTGGCCGCCGTCACCACCGCCGGCGCACGCTCGGCCTGGGGCGCCATGTCCAATCCCGTGCCCGGCACCCTGCCCACGGTGCTGGAGGACTTTGCCGACGAGCTCGTCCGACGCGTCGACGAGGGCATCGAAGACATTCGCGCCCTGTTCCAGCACGGACTCAAGCGAGCTCGGAAATCGCTGTCGGAGACGCCCGAAAAACTCAGCGCCTTGAAGGAGGCGGGCGTGGTCGATGCCGGCGCCCAGGGCTTCGTCGATCTGCTCGAAGGGGTCTGGAACTACATGCGCAGCGGCAAGGTGCCCGAGTTGCCGCAGGCCAGCCAGTCGAGCGGCGTCCAGCACGAACCTGCCGCTCGCGACAGCCAGGCACCGGAGCACCACCGCTTCTGCACCGAGTGCCTGCTCGAGGGCGAGGCACTGGACGTCCCGGGGCTGCGCGCCCGCTTGGAAAGCCTGGACGCCAGCTCCCTGGTGGTGGCCGGTGGTGCCGGCAAGGCCCGCGTGCACATCCACACCGACTCACCCGGCGAAGTGTTCCGGGTCTGCACCGAATTCGGCGAGATCCGCCAGCAGAAGGCCGACGACATGACGCGTCAGCACGGCCTGATGAATCAACGCGGCCAGGTCGCGATCGTCACCGACTCGGCCGCCGATCTGCCGGTCGAGGAGATCGAGCGCCTCGGCATCCATGTGGTACCCGTGCGCCTGAACTTCGACCAGGAGGAATACCTGGACAAGCTCACCATCACGCCTTCGGAGTTCTACCGCAAGCTCGAGGGCTCGGAGCACAAGCCGCAGACCTCGCAGCCACCGCCGGCGGATTTCCGGCGCCAGTTCGAGCTGCTCAGCTCGCACGGTCTCGAAGTGCTGGCGATCCAGGTCTCCGGCGCACTCAGTGGCACCCGGCAAGCCGCCGAAACGGCCGCGAGAATGGTCGATGCGGAGCGCATCGAGGTCTTCGATTCCCTCAATGCCGCCTGCGGCCAGGCCCTGATGGTGCTCTGGGCCGCCGAAGCCGCGGCCAGGGGCTGGGAGCGCCTGGCCATCGTCAAGCACCTGGAAGAACATCGCGGCGACTTCCGCACCTTTGCCCTGATGCGGGATCTGAGCTGGGGCGTGCGCGGAGGCCGGGTCAAACCCTGGATGCACACGATCTCGCGCCGCCTGGCCCTCAACCCCGTACTGACCGCCTCGCCGGAGGGCCTGCTCAAGGCCTGTTCGGCCATTCCCGGTCGGCGCAAGGCCGTCGAGCGCTTCGCGCGCTTCCTGCTGCGGCGGATGCGCACCGACCTGGTCTTTCGCGTGCTGATCAGCCACACGAATGCGCGCGACGATGCGCGACGCCTGAGGGACCTGCTGCTCGACGGGCACCCGCGGGTCGACGCCTGCTGGCTGGAAGAAGCCAGTCCGGCGGTAGGCGCCCATGCCGGTCCTGGCACCCTGATCGTCGGCCTTCAGCCCTGGCGGGCACCCGAGGAACAACATGCTTGA
- the plsY gene encoding glycerol-3-phosphate 1-O-acyltransferase PlsY produces MLDPVLTTILITLGGYLLGSISGSLVLGRFRGVDIRAMGSGNAGGTNALRTVGWKFALGVVLIDIGKGVLAAAALPALAPYLSSNPSDPLLLASLAGFAAVLGHIWPLYFGFQGGKGAGTAVGVILIIAPWCLAPMLTVWLVTVFGTGYVGLATILAGLSLVPAMWLIGPEPLPPVLGALAIALAVLLIFTHRANLARMRSGTENRFEKARLIKRR; encoded by the coding sequence ATGCTTGACCCCGTCCTGACCACGATCCTCATCACCCTGGGCGGCTACCTGCTCGGTTCGATTTCCGGCAGCCTGGTGCTCGGTCGCTTCCGCGGCGTCGATATCCGGGCCATGGGCTCGGGCAATGCCGGCGGCACCAACGCCCTGCGCACGGTGGGCTGGAAATTCGCCCTGGGCGTGGTCCTCATCGACATCGGCAAGGGCGTGCTCGCCGCCGCTGCACTGCCTGCCTTGGCGCCCTACCTGAGCAGCAATCCATCGGATCCACTGCTTCTGGCCAGCCTCGCGGGCTTCGCGGCGGTCCTCGGCCACATCTGGCCGCTGTACTTCGGCTTCCAGGGCGGCAAGGGGGCCGGCACGGCCGTCGGCGTGATCCTGATCATCGCGCCCTGGTGCCTGGCGCCCATGCTGACGGTCTGGCTGGTCACCGTCTTCGGCACCGGCTACGTGGGCCTGGCCACCATCCTGGCCGGCCTCAGCCTGGTCCCGGCGATGTGGCTGATCGGCCCCGAGCCCCTGCCGCCCGTGCTGGGTGCCCTGGCCATTGCACTGGCCGTGCTGCTGATCTTCACCCATCGCGCCAACCTGGCGCGGATGCGCTCGGGCACCGAGAATCGCTTCGAAAAGGCCCGACTGATCAAGCGTCGCTGA
- a CDS encoding biotin--[acetyl-CoA-carboxylase] ligase codes for MNPLLARLADGQCHSGEDLARELQISRAAIWKRIEALRALGLNVQARAGGGYQLERPFDGLDAERIRSQLGEKALPVEVRFQVDSTNACLQRERREHAPPRALLAEVQTAGRGRRGRPWISPPGAGLYLSMSWRFDCGLSGLSTLSLATGVAAARLLEAQGIEDLGLKWPNDLVCDQGKLGGCLIEVQGSAEGPCEAIVGIGINVRLDRNDSIDQAWTDLHRLGWQGDRNALAAGLIQNLADAFAALDRSGFESFADDWRRLDFLQGKTVRIEQSSRAPLEGRAAGIDELGRLLIDTATGRQAVGSGDVRVRAI; via the coding sequence ATGAACCCCCTGCTGGCACGGCTGGCGGACGGACAGTGTCACAGCGGTGAGGACCTGGCCCGGGAGCTGCAGATCAGCCGGGCCGCCATCTGGAAACGCATCGAGGCCCTGCGCGCTCTGGGCCTGAACGTGCAGGCCAGAGCCGGCGGAGGTTATCAACTCGAGCGGCCCTTCGATGGCCTCGACGCCGAGCGCATTCGATCGCAACTCGGCGAGAAGGCCCTGCCGGTCGAAGTACGCTTCCAGGTCGATTCCACCAATGCCTGCCTGCAGCGCGAGCGCCGCGAGCACGCGCCGCCCCGCGCCCTGCTGGCCGAAGTGCAGACCGCCGGGCGAGGTCGGCGCGGACGACCCTGGATCTCACCGCCGGGCGCCGGTCTGTATCTGTCGATGAGCTGGCGTTTCGATTGCGGCCTCAGCGGCCTGTCCACGCTCAGCCTCGCCACCGGGGTGGCCGCGGCCCGGCTGCTGGAAGCGCAGGGCATCGAGGACCTGGGTCTGAAATGGCCCAACGACCTGGTCTGCGACCAGGGCAAGCTCGGCGGCTGTCTGATCGAAGTGCAGGGCTCGGCCGAAGGCCCCTGCGAGGCCATCGTCGGCATCGGCATCAATGTCCGCCTGGATCGGAACGACTCGATCGACCAGGCCTGGACCGATCTGCACCGCCTCGGCTGGCAGGGCGATCGCAATGCCCTGGCCGCCGGCCTGATCCAGAACCTGGCCGACGCCTTCGCGGCCCTGGATCGATCGGGCTTCGAGTCCTTCGCCGACGACTGGCGGCGCCTGGACTTCCTGCAAGGCAAAACCGTCCGCATCGAACAGAGCAGTCGCGCGCCGCTGGAAGGCCGGGCCGCAGGCATCGACGAGCTCGGCCGCCTGCTGATCGACACCGCCACGGGCCGCCAGGCCGTGGGCAGTGGCGACGTCCGGGTGCGGGCGATCTGA
- a CDS encoding type III pantothenate kinase, translating to MTDVFIDLGHSRAKWAFGQGGRLNEGGSGACPAVDLAPLRAALTEARPARAWYSPQGDPDRVAALEHELSALGLSCRPVTTGSIALPVAPAYPQLGTDRWLALQWPWQQSRAPFCLIDCGTAVTIDAVDARGRHLGGWIMAGLPALRHGLGGLARRLPDAAMEPEAAEAPATDSQRAIGGGLSLQMAGGIERAVEGLRARLGQDIELWLTGGDAEWIRPLLHEATRSDPHLVLRGLALAGSES from the coding sequence ATGACCGACGTCTTCATCGACCTCGGCCATAGCCGGGCCAAGTGGGCCTTCGGCCAGGGCGGGCGCCTGAACGAGGGCGGGAGCGGCGCCTGTCCGGCCGTCGACCTGGCGCCCCTGCGGGCCGCCCTGACCGAGGCCCGACCGGCTCGCGCCTGGTACTCCCCGCAGGGCGATCCGGACCGCGTTGCCGCGCTGGAACACGAACTGTCCGCCCTCGGGTTATCCTGTCGCCCCGTGACCACCGGATCGATTGCCTTGCCCGTCGCGCCCGCCTACCCCCAACTCGGAACCGACCGCTGGCTGGCCCTGCAGTGGCCCTGGCAGCAGTCCCGGGCGCCCTTCTGCCTGATCGACTGCGGCACGGCCGTGACCATCGACGCGGTCGATGCGCGAGGCCGGCATCTGGGCGGCTGGATCATGGCCGGCCTGCCCGCCCTTCGCCACGGCCTCGGCGGACTGGCCCGACGACTTCCGGACGCGGCCATGGAACCGGAGGCGGCCGAGGCACCGGCCACCGACAGCCAGCGGGCGATCGGCGGCGGTCTGAGCCTGCAGATGGCCGGCGGCATCGAACGCGCCGTCGAAGGCCTCCGTGCCCGCCTCGGCCAGGACATCGAGCTCTGGCTGACCGGGGGCGATGCGGAGTGGATTCGACCCTTGCTGCATGAGGCGACCCGCAGCGACCCTCATCTCGTGCTGCGGGGCCTGGCCCTGGCGGGGTCGGAATCATGA
- a CDS encoding SPOR domain-containing protein: MNAWPWRWIALVLLTANLLAGLLWLSSADRREPERPPIPPLDESLPRLELVTELSQGPQDPTAERCYTIGPLPTLVSQQRAEDRLRPFASAFRSRQTTADSDRGWWVFLPASNRAEATSLSRELAERGLEDYYVVTSGEMENSVSVGLYSSLENARARQARIRSMGFNAQLEVRRETIPQFWVDYRIAPEERSPWRFIVRASPGSQHREIPCWDEDRT, translated from the coding sequence ATGAATGCCTGGCCCTGGCGCTGGATCGCCCTCGTTCTCCTGACCGCCAACCTGCTGGCCGGGCTGCTGTGGCTGTCCAGCGCCGATCGGCGCGAGCCGGAGCGACCGCCGATTCCGCCGCTGGACGAGAGCCTGCCACGCCTGGAGCTGGTCACCGAGCTTTCGCAGGGCCCTCAGGATCCGACCGCCGAGCGTTGCTATACCATCGGACCGCTGCCGACCCTGGTCTCCCAGCAGCGTGCGGAAGACCGTCTGCGACCCTTCGCCAGCGCCTTCCGCTCTCGCCAGACCACCGCCGACAGCGACCGCGGCTGGTGGGTCTTCCTGCCGGCAAGCAACCGGGCCGAGGCCACCAGCCTGAGCCGGGAGCTGGCAGAACGCGGCCTCGAGGACTATTACGTCGTCACCAGTGGCGAGATGGAGAACAGCGTTTCGGTCGGTCTCTATTCCAGCCTGGAGAACGCCCGCGCCCGCCAGGCGCGAATCCGGAGCATGGGCTTCAACGCCCAGCTCGAAGTTCGACGGGAAACCATCCCGCAGTTCTGGGTCGACTACCGGATCGCCCCGGAAGAGCGCTCACCCTGGCGCTTCATCGTGCGCGCCTCACCGGGCAGCCAGCATCGGGAGATTCCCTGCTGGGATGAAGACCGGACCTGA
- the ubiA gene encoding 4-hydroxybenzoate octaprenyltransferase, with protein MEFRLRAAIFDGPAGPWLRLMRFDRPIGIALLLWPTWWGLWLAAGGAPSLKNLIIFSLGVIVMRAAGCVINDYADRDLDPQVERTRSRPIAAGEIRARDALLLFFGLLLLALFLVLMTNRLTVLMAFGGALLAGTYPFFKRFTHFPQVVLGAAFGWAIPMAFAAEAGQVPALAWWLFAANLIWTVIYDTEYAMADRADDLQAGVKSTAIAFGRFDLPILAALMGLMTALLLLIGMQYLPHPAWFTAVALTLLHFQLQLWKIREREPQACFQAFLSNHWVGLFLFAGIAVSLGG; from the coding sequence ATGGAATTTAGGCTGCGAGCTGCCATCTTCGACGGGCCCGCCGGGCCGTGGCTGCGCCTGATGCGCTTCGACCGGCCGATCGGGATCGCCCTGCTGCTGTGGCCGACCTGGTGGGGCCTGTGGCTGGCCGCCGGCGGCGCGCCGAGCCTCAAGAACCTGATCATCTTCAGCCTGGGCGTGATCGTGATGCGCGCCGCGGGCTGTGTCATCAACGACTACGCCGACCGCGACCTGGACCCCCAGGTCGAACGCACCCGCTCGCGCCCCATCGCCGCCGGCGAGATCCGCGCCCGCGATGCACTACTGCTGTTCTTCGGCCTGCTGCTGCTCGCCCTGTTTCTGGTCCTGATGACCAACCGCCTGACGGTGCTGATGGCCTTCGGCGGCGCCCTGCTCGCCGGAACCTACCCCTTCTTCAAGCGCTTCACGCATTTCCCGCAGGTGGTGCTCGGCGCGGCCTTCGGCTGGGCCATTCCGATGGCCTTCGCCGCCGAGGCCGGCCAGGTGCCGGCACTGGCCTGGTGGCTGTTCGCGGCCAACCTGATCTGGACGGTGATCTACGACACCGAGTACGCCATGGCCGACCGCGCCGACGACCTCCAGGCCGGCGTCAAATCCACCGCCATCGCCTTCGGCCGCTTCGACCTGCCGATTCTGGCCGCCCTGATGGGCCTGATGACGGCCCTGCTGCTGTTGATCGGCATGCAGTACCTGCCCCATCCGGCCTGGTTCACCGCCGTGGCCCTGACTCTGCTGCACTTCCAGCTGCAACTCTGGAAGATCCGCGAACGTGAGCCCCAGGCCTGCTTCCAGGCCTTCCTGAGCAACCACTGGGTGGGACTGTTCCTGTTCGCGGGGATTGCCGTCAGCCTGGGGGGGTAG
- a CDS encoding ComF family protein: MLVNLRKALRVDGWLYPPVCLLCGLDGRETIDCCEACEVELPRLRAQCGRCGLELERPVELCGRCSRRLPVFDRCWPGMAYRGEVERLVQRFKFQRDLAAGRVLATVLARRLSEAGATRPDLMVPVPLHAARRWRRGFNQSELLCRDLSRSLQGLPWADALHRRRATHAQSELPADRRRGNVRNAFALRHLPPGVRHVAMVDDVMTTGSTLDECARVLKRAGVERVDLWVVARA, translated from the coding sequence GTGCTTGTCAACCTGAGGAAGGCGCTTCGGGTTGACGGTTGGCTCTATCCGCCCGTCTGCCTGCTCTGTGGTCTGGACGGTCGCGAGACGATCGATTGCTGCGAAGCCTGTGAGGTCGAGCTGCCGCGCCTGCGTGCGCAGTGTGGTCGATGCGGCCTCGAACTGGAGCGGCCCGTCGAGCTCTGCGGGCGATGCAGCCGTCGTCTGCCGGTCTTCGATCGTTGCTGGCCCGGCATGGCCTACCGCGGTGAGGTCGAGCGCCTGGTCCAGCGCTTCAAATTCCAGCGTGATCTGGCCGCGGGTCGTGTGCTGGCCACGGTGCTGGCGCGGCGACTGTCAGAGGCGGGTGCGACGCGTCCGGACCTCATGGTGCCCGTGCCCCTGCATGCGGCGCGGCGCTGGCGACGCGGCTTCAACCAGTCCGAGCTTCTGTGTCGCGATCTGTCCCGGTCTCTGCAGGGCCTGCCCTGGGCCGATGCCCTGCATCGCCGCCGCGCGACCCATGCCCAGTCCGAACTGCCCGCCGACCGTCGGCGCGGCAACGTCCGCAACGCCTTCGCTCTCCGTCACCTGCCCCCGGGCGTGCGACACGTCGCCATGGTCGACGACGTGATGACCACCGGCTCGACCCTGGACGAATGCGCCCGGGTACTCAAGCGCGCCGGAGTCGAGCGCGTAGATCTATGGGTCGTGGCGCGAGCGTGA
- the bioB gene encoding biotin synthase BioB, producing MSQPEISIRHDWRRDEIEALFDLPFADLLYRAQQVHRAHFDPNEVQVSTLLSIKTGRCPEDCKYCPQSVRWNTGLEEESLLPVEVVREAARKAREAGAQRFCMGAAWRRPKDRQLDQVIELLEVVREEGLETCLTLGMLSTEQAARLKDAGLDYYNHNLDTSPEYYEDIISTRTYQDRLETLEAVRRSGMKVCCGGIIGMGESRQDRAGLIEALANLPEHPQSVPINQLVQVPGTPLEGTKAIDPIEFVRTIAVARIVLPTSRVRLSAGREAMSDEMQALCFLAGANSIFHGEKLLTTGNPEVEQDRRLFESLGINTAEPSCSSARRETEPSVELATAARPAARA from the coding sequence ATGTCCCAGCCCGAGATTAGCATCCGTCATGACTGGCGTCGCGACGAGATCGAAGCCCTGTTCGACCTGCCCTTCGCCGATCTGCTCTACCGGGCCCAGCAGGTCCATCGAGCGCACTTCGACCCGAACGAAGTCCAGGTCTCGACCCTGCTGTCGATCAAGACCGGTCGTTGCCCCGAGGACTGCAAGTACTGCCCCCAGTCCGTGCGCTGGAACACCGGCCTGGAAGAGGAGTCGCTGCTGCCCGTCGAGGTCGTGCGCGAGGCCGCCCGCAAGGCGCGTGAAGCCGGCGCGCAGCGCTTCTGCATGGGTGCCGCCTGGCGCCGCCCGAAGGACCGGCAGCTCGACCAGGTCATCGAACTGCTCGAGGTCGTCCGCGAAGAGGGCCTGGAAACCTGTCTGACCCTGGGCATGCTCAGCACCGAGCAGGCCGCGCGACTCAAGGACGCGGGCCTGGACTACTACAACCACAACCTCGACACCTCACCCGAGTACTACGAGGACATCATCTCCACGCGGACCTACCAGGACCGCCTGGAGACCCTGGAAGCGGTTCGCCGGAGCGGCATGAAGGTCTGCTGCGGCGGCATCATCGGCATGGGCGAATCGCGCCAGGACCGGGCCGGGCTGATCGAGGCCCTGGCCAATCTGCCGGAGCACCCCCAGTCCGTGCCGATCAACCAGCTCGTGCAGGTCCCCGGCACGCCGCTCGAGGGCACGAAGGCCATCGATCCGATCGAGTTCGTGCGCACGATCGCGGTTGCCCGCATCGTGCTCCCGACCTCGCGCGTGCGCCTGTCCGCCGGGCGCGAAGCGATGAGCGATGAAATGCAGGCCCTGTGCTTTCTGGCCGGTGCCAACTCGATCTTCCACGGTGAAAAGCTGCTGACCACGGGCAACCCGGAGGTCGAGCAGGATCGGCGCCTGTTCGAGTCCCTTGGCATCAACACCGCCGAGCCGAGCTGCTCGTCGGCCCGGCGAGAGACCGAACCCTCGGTGGAGTTGGCGACCGCCGCCCGGCCCGCCGCGCGCGCCTGA
- a CDS encoding aminotransferase class I/II-fold pyridoxal phosphate-dependent enzyme, with protein sequence MRKRLARQLAEARSERERRHRQRRRQTVEVVGPGLQVRVDGQRLIDFCSNDYLGFGHEVPEGSQQRSSASSSPLVCGHGPIHGELEARLAEFLGTGACALFPSGYQANLAVGQALGQRGQAALADRLNHASLNDGLRLAGSRILRYAHADARAAAERWRPECRLLVTDSVFSMDGDLAPLAELAELVDARDLAFWVDDAHGFGVLGTEGRGAVEACGLEPDRVDVLVITFGKALGTAGAVVAGDPALIEHLENEARGLIYSTGLAPALAEWTLHKLVRLQREPQRRERLRAHIERFRDGCARAGVALSDSSTPIQILPLGGDQRALALAEQLQQAGFLIRAIRPPTVPEGSARLRITLSSEHSPQDIDRLCATLGQLTEAHPGTDSLH encoded by the coding sequence ATGCGCAAGCGCCTGGCGCGACAGCTGGCCGAGGCCCGCAGCGAGCGTGAACGCAGACACCGGCAGCGCCGGCGTCAGACCGTCGAGGTCGTCGGACCGGGGCTGCAGGTTCGGGTCGACGGGCAGCGCCTGATCGACTTCTGCAGCAACGACTACCTGGGCTTCGGTCACGAGGTGCCGGAAGGCTCGCAGCAGCGCAGCAGCGCATCGTCCTCGCCCCTGGTCTGCGGCCACGGCCCGATCCATGGCGAGCTCGAGGCCCGGCTGGCCGAGTTTCTGGGCACGGGCGCCTGCGCGCTCTTCCCCTCTGGCTATCAGGCCAATCTCGCCGTCGGCCAGGCCCTGGGCCAGCGCGGGCAGGCCGCGCTGGCCGATCGCCTCAACCACGCCAGCCTCAATGATGGCCTGCGTCTGGCCGGCAGCCGCATCCTGCGCTATGCCCACGCCGACGCCCGGGCCGCAGCCGAGCGCTGGCGTCCCGAGTGCCGGCTGCTGGTCACCGACAGCGTCTTTTCCATGGACGGTGATCTGGCCCCCCTGGCCGAGCTGGCGGAGCTGGTCGATGCCCGCGATCTCGCCTTCTGGGTCGACGACGCGCACGGCTTCGGCGTGCTCGGCACCGAAGGTCGCGGCGCCGTGGAAGCCTGCGGACTTGAACCCGATCGCGTCGACGTCCTGGTCATCACCTTCGGCAAGGCACTCGGTACCGCCGGCGCCGTCGTCGCCGGTGATCCCGCCCTCATTGAACACCTGGAGAACGAGGCCCGTGGACTGATCTATTCCACCGGCCTGGCGCCCGCCCTGGCCGAATGGACGCTGCACAAGCTCGTCCGACTGCAGCGCGAGCCACAGCGCCGGGAACGTCTGCGGGCGCACATCGAGCGCTTCCGAGACGGCTGCGCACGAGCCGGCGTCGCCCTGAGCGATTCATCGACACCGATCCAGATCCTGCCGCTGGGCGGGGATCAGCGGGCCCTGGCCCTGGCCGAGCAGCTGCAGCAGGCCGGCTTCCTGATCCGCGCGATCCGCCCGCCGACCGTTCCGGAAGGCAGCGCAAGGCTGCGCATCACCTTGTCCAGCGAGCATTCACCCCAAGATATCGACCGCTTGTGTGCGACCCTGGGTCAACTGACCGAGGCGCACCCTGGCACCGACTCACTTCACTGA